Proteins from a genomic interval of Deltaproteobacteria bacterium:
- a CDS encoding tetratricopeptide repeat protein encodes MKKCFFYLWVLIAMNSCSSGTIKVESLPEGAEIFISVNGQMPRKIGITPLVVQESQVNSGNESFQISLVKEGFLSENILAPASIFPRSSAVQVKLKEITAAKKVGQSDDNLQKISSSIAQIVDHIKNKEYDLAEKNLVNLQTQFPSVSTVYELLGNVFYLKKDLSKAHGYYKRALDLNPNNVDTNRMIQKIESIRSDLRSPASNGGI; translated from the coding sequence ATGAAAAAATGTTTTTTTTATTTGTGGGTTTTAATTGCAATGAATTCATGTTCCAGTGGAACTATCAAGGTTGAAAGCTTGCCGGAAGGTGCTGAAATATTTATTTCAGTCAACGGGCAAATGCCGCGTAAAATTGGGATCACTCCTTTGGTTGTTCAAGAGTCCCAAGTTAATTCAGGAAACGAGTCCTTTCAAATATCACTTGTTAAAGAAGGCTTTTTAAGTGAAAACATTCTTGCCCCAGCGTCCATTTTTCCGCGCTCCTCTGCGGTGCAAGTTAAACTCAAAGAAATCACCGCAGCTAAAAAAGTGGGCCAGAGTGATGATAACTTGCAAAAAATAAGTTCTTCAATAGCTCAAATCGTCGATCATATTAAAAACAAAGAATATGATTTAGCAGAGAAAAATCTTGTCAATCTTCAGACTCAATTTCCCTCGGTATCCACCGTTTATGAACTACTGGGCAATGTCTTTTATTTGAAAAAAGACCTCTCCAAAGCCCACGGATATTATAAAAGAGCTCTCGATTTAAATCCTAACAACGTGGACACCAACAGAATGATCCAAAAAATTGAAAGTATCAGATCTGATCTGAGGTCACCAGCATCGAATGGAGGCATCTGA
- a CDS encoding MotA/TolQ/ExbB proton channel family protein: MSLFPIGLLIALTAFISAIIHLNQSVTSYFDLVALFIVFGGTTSVAVVLIPWDIKKDVVHGLKDLLKGDKSNFKLVLNDCIDVLKRTPVNYEGSVIYLYQQILKDGLEMIQLNIEPSKIHLILQERLHHSSKRRKKMANAIRSLAKYPPAFGLMGTVLGLVNVMKGVSNGIDGKQTAMEMALALVATMYGLIVSNLVLNPAGELILKNISHEEGFGEIAISTIQLLAEKSSLLESVELLNSYVPPDQRVNLFESTEPGAA; encoded by the coding sequence ATGAGTCTCTTTCCAATTGGTCTACTTATAGCACTAACGGCCTTTATTTCTGCAATTATTCACTTGAATCAGAGTGTGACAAGCTACTTTGATTTGGTGGCTCTGTTTATTGTTTTTGGTGGAACAACATCTGTGGCTGTTGTTCTTATTCCTTGGGATATTAAAAAAGATGTCGTCCATGGTCTTAAAGATTTACTTAAGGGTGACAAATCAAATTTTAAATTAGTATTAAATGATTGCATTGATGTTTTAAAAAGAACACCCGTCAATTATGAGGGCTCTGTTATTTACTTGTACCAACAAATATTAAAAGATGGCCTCGAGATGATCCAGCTAAATATTGAACCTTCAAAAATACACTTGATTCTTCAAGAACGATTACATCATTCATCTAAAAGAAGAAAGAAAATGGCAAATGCCATACGAAGTTTAGCTAAATACCCTCCCGCTTTTGGACTCATGGGAACGGTACTTGGGCTTGTCAATGTAATGAAAGGTGTGTCCAACGGAATCGATGGAAAACAAACAGCAATGGAAATGGCCTTAGCTCTTGTGGCTACAATGTATGGACTTATTGTATCAAATTTGGTTTTAAACCCAGCTGGAGAATTAATACTTAAAAATATCAGCCATGAAGAAGGCTTTGGAGAAATTGCTATCTCTACAATTCAATTACTTGCAGAAAAGTCATCATTGTTAGAATCGGTTGAACTCTTGAATTCCTATGTTCCTCCAGATCAAAGGGTCAACCTATTTGAAAGCACAGAACCAGGTGCCGCTTAA